A section of the Enterococcus montenegrensis genome encodes:
- a CDS encoding glycoside hydrolase family 2 protein: MTTTIPRPEHPNPQKMRENWRNLNGTWNFAFDFGRSGRDRNWHKVTNDTKNTVLNTNENIFENWQSAPNENPFTQQITVPFCPESSLSGIGYQDFIPACWYQREIILTKEEVTKCCHLHFGAVDYFCEVFVNGHSVGTHQGGYASFYFDISKVMHAGKNTIVVYAEDNMKENRQPVGKQSRFFYSRGCDYTRTTGIWQTVWLEFLPPKHIKTLRYFPNIAEGKIAIEVITNGSGKLNATAFYQGEKMGEATSVLTGNQTMLEISLAKTHLWELGAGRLYDITFTFEEDILQSYFGLREVAMSGYRFLLNGRSVFQRTVLDQGFYPAGIYTAPSDEDLKKDIELSLACGFNGARLHEKAFESRFLYHCDRAGYLVWGEMANWGLDLSESEAVFHFLPEWQELLQRDFNHPAIVTWCPMNETWDVNGRKQRDEIVELIYHTTKQFDPTRPIVDTSGNYHVVTDIYDLHDYCQDPAVFKEHFTGSLQENGEFWDEHHLRQSYQEGLPYCVSEYGGIKWDPDNKPENAWGYGDAPQTEEEFFARYRGLTDVLLQHEKIFGFCYTQLYDVEQERNGLYYYDRKPKFDVQKFKEINSQHARIED, translated from the coding sequence ATGACTACAACAATCCCTAGACCAGAACATCCCAATCCACAAAAAATGCGGGAAAATTGGCGCAATCTAAACGGAACTTGGAATTTTGCCTTTGATTTTGGCCGCAGTGGCCGCGATCGTAATTGGCATAAAGTCACTAATGATACGAAAAATACCGTCTTAAATACAAATGAAAATATTTTTGAGAATTGGCAAAGTGCGCCAAATGAAAATCCTTTTACGCAGCAGATCACCGTTCCTTTTTGCCCTGAAAGTAGCCTTTCTGGCATTGGCTACCAAGATTTTATTCCTGCTTGCTGGTACCAACGAGAAATTATTTTAACGAAAGAAGAAGTCACAAAATGCTGTCATTTACATTTTGGTGCTGTCGATTATTTTTGCGAAGTATTCGTTAACGGACACTCAGTTGGAACCCATCAAGGCGGCTACGCTTCTTTTTATTTTGATATTTCAAAAGTGATGCACGCTGGGAAAAATACTATCGTTGTTTATGCTGAAGACAATATGAAGGAAAATCGTCAACCGGTTGGGAAACAAAGTCGCTTTTTTTACTCCCGCGGCTGTGATTACACCCGTACAACTGGCATTTGGCAAACGGTCTGGCTCGAATTTTTGCCACCAAAACATATTAAAACATTGCGCTACTTTCCTAATATTGCTGAAGGTAAAATTGCAATTGAAGTCATTACCAATGGCAGCGGCAAGTTAAACGCAACTGCTTTTTATCAAGGTGAAAAGATGGGAGAAGCTACTAGCGTTTTAACAGGTAACCAGACCATGCTTGAAATTTCCTTAGCAAAAACCCACTTGTGGGAACTAGGAGCTGGTCGGTTATATGATATTACTTTTACTTTTGAAGAAGATATTTTACAAAGTTATTTTGGACTGCGAGAAGTTGCTATGTCTGGCTATCGCTTTTTGTTAAACGGGCGTTCTGTTTTCCAGCGGACTGTCTTAGATCAAGGATTTTATCCAGCCGGAATTTATACTGCTCCTAGTGATGAGGATTTAAAAAAGGACATTGAACTTTCACTTGCTTGTGGTTTCAACGGCGCACGTCTGCACGAGAAAGCTTTTGAATCGCGCTTTTTATATCATTGTGATCGCGCTGGTTATCTCGTCTGGGGTGAGATGGCCAATTGGGGATTAGATTTATCTGAGTCTGAAGCTGTTTTCCACTTTTTACCGGAATGGCAAGAATTACTCCAGCGCGATTTTAATCATCCAGCTATTGTAACTTGGTGTCCTATGAATGAGACTTGGGATGTCAATGGGCGCAAACAACGTGACGAGATCGTTGAACTCATTTATCATACGACCAAACAATTTGATCCTACCCGTCCAATTGTTGACACCAGTGGAAATTATCATGTTGTAACCGACATTTATGACCTTCATGATTATTGCCAAGACCCGGCAGTATTTAAGGAACATTTCACTGGTTCACTACAAGAAAATGGCGAGTTTTGGGATGAGCATCACCTGCGTCAAAGTTATCAAGAAGGTCTGCCTTATTGCGTAAGTGAATACGGTGGTATCAAATGGGACCCAGATAATAAGCCAGAAAACGCTTGGGGATATGGCGATGCTCCCCAAACTGAAGAAGAATTTTTTGCACGCTATCGCGGATTAACCGATGTTTTGTTGCAACATGAAAAAATATTTGGTTTTTGTTATACCCAACTTTACGACGTTGAACAAGAACGTAACGGACTTTATTATTACGACCGAAAGCCAAAATTTGATGTACAAAAATTCAAAGAGATCAATTCCCAACATGCCAGAATTGAAGACTGA
- a CDS encoding redox-sensing transcriptional repressor Rex: protein MVEDSKLKQIPKATAKRLPLYLRYLNMLQDSGIKRIKSKEFAEITQVPSATIRRDFSHLGELGRSGYGYDVSYLIEVFNSILDTNEEKRIALVGFGNLGKALANNNFRRNSNLNIVAVFDNNPDLVGKVIDGHEIYSMAEFDTIAREKCVTVAISTVPSQFSQEAVNVIVKAGITAILNFAPDRVDVPGNVHVQYIDLTTELQTLIFFDQTYQDKTAVANS from the coding sequence ATGGTCGAAGATAGTAAGTTAAAACAGATTCCTAAGGCAACAGCGAAACGTTTGCCTTTATATTTACGCTATTTAAATATGTTACAAGACTCCGGTATTAAACGAATTAAATCAAAAGAATTTGCAGAGATCACACAAGTTCCTTCTGCTACTATTCGACGCGATTTTTCCCATTTAGGGGAGTTGGGTCGAAGTGGTTATGGCTATGATGTTAGTTATTTGATTGAGGTTTTTAATAGTATTTTAGATACCAATGAAGAAAAAAGAATTGCTTTAGTTGGCTTTGGAAATCTAGGAAAAGCATTAGCAAACAACAATTTTCGGCGTAACAGTAATTTGAATATTGTTGCCGTTTTTGATAATAATCCAGATTTAGTCGGAAAAGTGATTGATGGTCATGAAATTTATAGCATGGCCGAATTTGATACAATTGCCAGGGAAAAGTGTGTGACGGTTGCAATTTCAACTGTGCCAAGTCAGTTCTCGCAAGAAGCAGTAAATGTGATTGTAAAAGCGGGGATTACGGCGATTTTAAATTTTGCACCAGACCGCGTGGACGTACCAGGAAATGTGCATGTGCAATACATCGACTTAACGACAGAATTACAGACGTTGATTTTCTTTGACCAAACGTATCAAGATAAAACAGCGGTGGCAAATAGTTAA
- the tpx gene encoding thiol peroxidase: MELTKKGQPVTLPGEQPAVGEKAPAFTLADLQDVKHTVTDFLDKPTILSVVPDIDTRVCAIQTKRFNMEASQIKELNFATISNNTKVEQAAWCGQEGVDMLMLHDPDNTMDENYHLLIPATNHYARVIFVLDKEGVIQYREIVPEISQEPDYEKALAAAKSLI; the protein is encoded by the coding sequence ATGGAATTAACAAAAAAAGGTCAACCCGTAACATTACCCGGTGAACAACCAGCCGTTGGTGAAAAAGCGCCAGCTTTTACTTTAGCAGACTTGCAAGATGTTAAACATACGGTTACCGATTTTTTAGATAAACCAACAATTTTAAGTGTTGTGCCAGATATTGATACCCGTGTTTGTGCTATTCAAACCAAACGTTTTAATATGGAAGCAAGCCAAATAAAAGAGCTTAATTTTGCCACTATTTCAAATAATACCAAAGTAGAACAAGCTGCTTGGTGTGGGCAAGAAGGCGTAGATATGTTAATGCTTCATGATCCGGATAATACGATGGATGAAAACTATCATTTATTAATTCCAGCAACCAATCACTATGCCCGCGTTATTTTTGTTTTGGATAAAGAAGGCGTGATTCAATATCGAGAAATTGTACCAGAAATTAGTCAAGAGCCAGATTATGAAAAAGCGCTAGCAGCGGCGAAAAGTTTAATTTAA
- a CDS encoding SpaH/EbpB family LPXTG-anchored major pilin, with protein sequence MKHKSKLFGLLAIITMLVPMFVGGIVGGAATDGNVDITLHKKEFTTLPEEPIKNDGEVMNQFANVPGLNDVTFEAYNITDIVYSWITRTADSLTAEEAVKKVVEISTKIQNGEGPVTEEGTSFSTFANFGSLADTKTTATVGEEKGIAKFANLPGKTNGKDSVFLFVETAQPKNVVGRAAPMVVSLPLLDKDENPLTDIHIYPKNLIADAEKGLDGIVDGTTVKALPTLTVGGVEHKNVAVGDLLQYHIDVPIPDKIGKVTHFFVNDIPTNGFKFKEVKSIKVGDENYNSEKYTITADKKGVITNNTYEAVDNKNGFMVKFDIAEAKKYVGKTVRITYTMTVEKEIVPDDPATNEATINFDSEVHDLEGPDGYTGGYHFVKIDKNSEKTLEGVGFKVEAPDGKFVNFTQDATSKEWVFDGFAVSKDAATEITSGAGGKLTIRGLLKGAYKLHETTAKEDYVPLTAPVNFTISHGTYKDLEENGSPTHQKTVENIKKGILPSTGGTGIIAFLAVGAALMAGAFIWYRKSKVNEEV encoded by the coding sequence ATGAAACACAAATCGAAGTTGTTTGGACTGTTGGCAATTATTACGATGTTAGTACCAATGTTTGTTGGTGGAATTGTTGGAGGGGCTGCAACAGATGGTAATGTTGATATTACTTTGCATAAAAAAGAATTTACGACTCTACCAGAAGAACCAATAAAAAATGATGGGGAAGTGATGAATCAATTTGCAAATGTCCCCGGTTTAAACGATGTAACATTTGAAGCCTACAATATTACAGACATTGTTTATTCGTGGATTACACGTACTGCTGATTCATTAACGGCTGAAGAGGCAGTGAAAAAAGTAGTAGAAATTTCAACTAAAATTCAAAATGGTGAAGGTCCTGTAACTGAAGAAGGTACAAGCTTTAGCACTTTTGCTAATTTTGGTAGCTTGGCAGATACTAAAACAACAGCAACTGTTGGTGAGGAAAAAGGTATTGCTAAGTTTGCGAATTTACCTGGCAAAACAAATGGAAAAGACAGTGTTTTCTTATTCGTTGAAACGGCGCAACCTAAAAATGTTGTAGGTCGAGCCGCTCCGATGGTGGTTTCTTTACCATTATTGGATAAAGATGAAAACCCATTAACAGACATTCATATCTATCCTAAAAACTTGATTGCTGATGCTGAAAAGGGATTAGATGGAATTGTTGATGGTACTACAGTTAAAGCTTTGCCAACACTTACCGTTGGCGGGGTAGAGCATAAAAATGTAGCAGTTGGAGATTTATTACAATATCATATTGATGTTCCAATTCCAGATAAAATTGGAAAAGTAACACATTTCTTTGTAAACGATATTCCTACAAATGGTTTCAAATTTAAAGAAGTGAAAAGCATTAAAGTTGGAGATGAGAATTATAATTCTGAAAAATACACAATTACTGCTGACAAGAAGGGTGTAATCACTAATAATACCTATGAAGCAGTCGATAATAAAAATGGTTTTATGGTTAAATTTGATATCGCTGAAGCAAAAAAATATGTTGGTAAAACTGTTCGAATCACTTATACAATGACAGTTGAAAAAGAAATTGTTCCTGATGATCCTGCAACCAATGAGGCGACTATTAACTTTGATAGCGAAGTACATGATTTAGAAGGTCCTGATGGTTATACAGGTGGTTACCACTTTGTAAAAATCGATAAAAATTCTGAAAAAACTTTAGAAGGCGTAGGCTTTAAAGTTGAAGCGCCTGATGGGAAATTTGTGAACTTCACGCAAGATGCAACTTCTAAAGAATGGGTATTCGATGGATTTGCAGTAAGTAAAGATGCAGCAACTGAAATTACTTCTGGTGCAGGTGGTAAATTAACGATCCGTGGTTTATTAAAAGGTGCCTATAAATTGCATGAAACTACAGCAAAAGAAGATTATGTACCACTTACTGCTCCAGTAAACTTTACAATTTCACATGGTACGTATAAAGATTTAGAAGAAAATGGTTCCCCTACCCATCAAAAAACTGTTGAAAATATTAAAAAAGGTATTTTACCTTCAACTGGTGGCACTGGTATCATCGCATTCCTAGCAGTAGGTGCGGCATTGATGGCAGGTGCATTCATCTGGTACCGCAAATCTAAAGTGAACGAAGAAGTATAA
- a CDS encoding AraC family transcriptional regulator yields MKEYILSFLPSQFSNPDQFRVELAGITFPFKGYFVNRVDSKLYSLEYVIAGKGMIEVDGLLHEVKAGDSFLLPLGHQHRYWSDDKEPFHKIWVNVSGALCQQLMQTYQLQRQYVFFQTDTFNVLQRMLTACEKKGTTQERSATCALLFHEILLILAEGQPHQHHLVPSNIQAVKEYLDNHLQENITLDKLANVASLSPSQLIRQFKRYFQQTPYAYYLSKKIESAQLLLKETLLSVQEIAARLNFSDEHYFSNVFRQKTGMTPTAWRKK; encoded by the coding sequence ATGAAAGAATATATTTTGAGCTTTTTACCCAGTCAGTTTTCCAACCCTGATCAATTTCGAGTTGAACTGGCTGGCATTACTTTTCCTTTTAAAGGCTATTTTGTGAATCGCGTTGATTCAAAACTCTATAGCTTGGAATATGTTATCGCCGGCAAGGGAATGATCGAAGTAGATGGGCTTTTACACGAAGTCAAGGCCGGGGATAGCTTTTTATTACCACTGGGGCACCAACATCGCTATTGGTCTGATGATAAGGAACCTTTTCATAAAATCTGGGTGAATGTTTCTGGAGCGTTGTGCCAGCAATTGATGCAAACCTATCAATTACAAAGACAATATGTTTTCTTTCAAACGGATACTTTTAATGTTTTGCAAAGAATGCTCACTGCCTGCGAAAAAAAAGGTACGACACAAGAACGCAGTGCTACATGCGCACTACTATTTCATGAAATTCTACTTATTTTAGCTGAAGGGCAACCACACCAACACCATTTGGTACCAAGCAACATACAAGCAGTCAAAGAATATTTAGATAATCATCTGCAAGAAAATATTACCTTAGACAAGTTAGCAAATGTAGCCAGTTTATCGCCATCACAGCTTATACGGCAATTTAAGCGCTACTTTCAGCAGACGCCGTATGCCTATTATCTAAGTAAAAAAATTGAGTCTGCGCAATTATTGCTAAAAGAAACACTATTAAGTGTCCAAGAAATTGCTGCGCGGTTAAATTTTTCTGATGAGCATTATTTTTCCAATGTATTCCGACAAAAAACGGGCATGACACCAACGGCTTGGCGCAAAAAGTAA
- a CDS encoding valine--tRNA ligase produces the protein MSDNLSTKYNPQEVEAGRYQKWLDEDLFKPSGDKKAKPYSIVIPPPNVTGKLHLGHAWDTTLQDMIIRQKRMQGFDTLWLPGMDHAGIATQAKVEEKLREQGISRYDLGREKFIDNVWEWKDEYADHIREQWAKMGLSLDYSRERFTLDEGLSEAVRKVFVTLYEKDLIYRGEYIINWDPQARTALSDIEVIHKDIEGAFYHMTYPLSDGTGELEIATTRPETMLGDTAVAVHPEDERYQQYIGKTVILPLVNKEIPIIADEYVDREFGTGVVKITPAHDPNDFEVGNRHDLPRVNVMNDDGTMNDLAGKYAGMDRFAARKLIVSDLEEIGRLVKIEKMNHNVGHSERTGVVVEPRLSTQWFVKMAPLAKEAIENQATEDAVEFYPPRFNQTFLRWMDNVHDWVISRQLWWGHQIPAWYHKETGEMYVGMQEPSDSENWVQDPDVLDTWFSSALWPFSTMGWPNTDSEDYKRYFPTNTLVTGYDIIFFWVSRMIFQSLEFTGERPFNNVLIHGLIRDEQGRKMSKSLGNGIDPMDVIDKYGADALRWFLSNGSAPGQDVRFSYEKMDAAWNFINKIWNAARFVLMNVEGMTAADINLNGEKTVADRWILTRLNETVEKVTDLFDRFEFGEAGRQLYNFIWDDFCDWYIEMSKEVLYGEDEGSKQMNKSILVYTLDQILRLLHPIMPFVTEEIWSKLPHEGASLVTAAYPVVQPEFNDAAAVKGMEFLIELIRAVRNIRAEVNTPLSKPITLLIHTTDAEIDEFLVANKNYIERFCNPEELVISGEVDAPELAMSAVLTGAKIYLPLTGLINIDEELQRLEKELSKWNNEVKRVQGKLANERFVSNAPEAVVAEERAKEADYLDKQKAVSERIEQLRTIK, from the coding sequence ATGTCTGATAATTTATCAACAAAGTATAATCCACAAGAAGTGGAAGCAGGCCGTTATCAAAAATGGTTGGACGAAGATTTATTTAAACCAAGTGGGGATAAAAAAGCAAAACCTTATTCTATTGTGATCCCACCACCAAATGTTACCGGAAAATTACACTTAGGTCATGCTTGGGATACAACCTTGCAAGATATGATTATTCGCCAAAAACGGATGCAAGGTTTTGATACGTTATGGCTACCAGGAATGGATCATGCCGGTATTGCAACGCAGGCCAAAGTAGAAGAAAAATTGCGGGAACAAGGAATCTCTCGTTATGATTTGGGTCGGGAAAAATTTATTGATAACGTTTGGGAATGGAAAGATGAATATGCCGATCATATTCGTGAGCAATGGGCTAAAATGGGTCTTTCTTTAGATTATTCTCGGGAACGTTTTACTTTAGATGAAGGGTTGTCAGAAGCAGTCCGCAAAGTTTTTGTTACCTTATACGAAAAAGATCTGATTTATCGTGGTGAATATATTATCAACTGGGACCCGCAAGCCCGCACTGCCTTATCAGATATTGAAGTGATTCATAAAGATATTGAAGGTGCTTTTTATCATATGACGTATCCTTTAAGTGATGGAACAGGTGAATTGGAAATTGCGACAACCCGTCCTGAAACTATGTTAGGAGACACTGCGGTTGCGGTTCACCCAGAAGATGAGCGGTACCAACAATATATTGGCAAAACCGTTATTTTGCCATTAGTGAATAAAGAAATTCCAATTATCGCCGATGAATATGTTGACCGTGAATTTGGAACTGGGGTTGTAAAAATTACGCCAGCTCATGATCCCAATGACTTTGAAGTAGGAAATCGTCACGACTTGCCACGGGTAAATGTCATGAACGATGACGGGACGATGAATGATTTAGCAGGAAAATATGCTGGGATGGATCGTTTTGCTGCTCGAAAATTAATCGTTTCAGATTTAGAAGAAATCGGTCGCTTGGTTAAAATTGAAAAAATGAACCATAATGTTGGGCATTCAGAACGGACCGGCGTAGTGGTGGAACCCCGCTTATCAACACAATGGTTTGTGAAGATGGCACCTCTTGCCAAAGAAGCAATTGAAAACCAAGCAACAGAAGATGCCGTTGAATTTTACCCACCACGCTTTAATCAAACATTCTTGCGTTGGATGGATAATGTTCATGACTGGGTAATTTCGCGCCAATTGTGGTGGGGACATCAAATCCCAGCCTGGTATCACAAAGAAACCGGAGAAATGTATGTCGGTATGCAAGAACCTAGCGATAGTGAAAACTGGGTTCAAGATCCAGATGTATTGGACACGTGGTTCTCTTCTGCTTTGTGGCCATTTTCAACTATGGGTTGGCCTAATACAGATAGTGAAGATTACAAGCGCTATTTCCCAACCAATACATTAGTTACCGGATATGATATTATCTTTTTCTGGGTTAGCCGGATGATTTTCCAAAGTTTGGAATTTACTGGTGAACGTCCATTTAACAACGTTTTAATTCATGGGCTAATTCGGGATGAACAAGGGCGGAAGATGAGTAAGTCACTTGGTAACGGGATTGATCCAATGGATGTCATTGACAAATATGGGGCAGATGCCCTGCGTTGGTTCTTATCCAATGGTTCTGCTCCTGGTCAAGATGTGCGTTTTAGTTATGAAAAAATGGATGCTGCCTGGAATTTTATCAATAAAATTTGGAATGCTGCTCGTTTTGTTTTGATGAATGTCGAAGGCATGACCGCTGCAGATATTAATCTAAATGGGGAAAAAACAGTGGCAGATCGCTGGATTTTAACCCGTTTAAATGAGACAGTTGAAAAAGTAACCGACTTGTTTGATCGCTTTGAATTTGGTGAAGCTGGTCGTCAATTATACAATTTCATTTGGGATGATTTCTGTGATTGGTATATTGAAATGAGTAAAGAAGTTTTATACGGAGAAGATGAAGGTTCTAAACAAATGAACAAGAGTATTTTGGTCTACACACTAGATCAAATCTTGCGTTTGTTGCACCCAATCATGCCATTTGTAACAGAAGAGATTTGGAGCAAATTACCTCATGAAGGAGCGTCACTAGTAACAGCAGCTTATCCAGTTGTTCAACCAGAATTTAACGATGCAGCAGCTGTAAAAGGCATGGAATTCTTAATTGAATTGATTCGTGCGGTACGAAATATTCGCGCCGAGGTGAATACACCATTATCTAAACCAATTACTTTGTTAATTCATACCACAGATGCTGAAATTGATGAATTTCTAGTTGCCAATAAAAACTATATTGAACGCTTCTGCAACCCAGAAGAGTTGGTGATCTCAGGTGAAGTTGACGCGCCAGAACTTGCGATGTCTGCTGTTTTAACGGGAGCAAAAATCTACTTGCCACTAACAGGTCTAATCAATATTGATGAAGAATTGCAACGTTTAGAAAAAGAATTGTCAAAATGGAACAATGAAGTAAAACGCGTCCAAGGTAAACTTGCTAACGAACGTTTTGTTTCAAATGCTCCTGAGGCTGTCGTAGCAGAAGAGCGGGCCAAAGAAGCCGATTATTTGGATAAACAAAAGGCAGTTAGTGAACGAATTGAACAATTGCGGACGATTAAGTAA
- the thiI gene encoding tRNA uracil 4-sulfurtransferase ThiI — translation MNYTEIMVRYGELSTKGKNRRSFIRQLADNVKSALAAYPNLKIDAQRDRMHILLNGEDSQPVIERLQKVFGIQNFSPSLRVEKNIAAIKAGIAQIMAYAYTGSETFKINAKRSDHDFELTSNELNQTLGSYVFSLYPDIKVQMKMPDINLRVEIRLDGVYLSYETIKGAGGLPVGTSGKGMLMLSGGIDSPVAGYLAMKRGVEIEAVHFASPPYTSEQALQKAKDLTEKLTPYVGNIQFIEVPFTEIQEEIKKKVPQGYWMTLTRRMMLRLTDAIREARKGLVIINGESLGQVASQTLQSMVAINEVSITPIIRPVVTMDKLEIIEIAQAIDTFELAIQPFEDCCTIFAPPQPKTRPNLDKVHHYEKALDIDGMILRALNGLKFEEITPNATSEKEAEFADLL, via the coding sequence GTGAACTACACAGAAATCATGGTGCGGTACGGGGAACTTTCCACAAAAGGGAAAAACCGCCGCAGCTTTATTCGGCAATTAGCAGACAATGTAAAAAGCGCCCTGGCTGCTTATCCCAATTTAAAAATTGATGCCCAACGAGACCGGATGCACATTTTATTAAATGGCGAAGATAGTCAACCTGTAATTGAGCGGTTGCAAAAAGTTTTTGGTATTCAAAATTTTTCACCGAGCTTGCGGGTGGAAAAAAATATCGCTGCAATTAAAGCAGGTATCGCGCAAATTATGGCCTATGCCTACACTGGCAGTGAAACTTTTAAAATTAACGCCAAACGTTCAGACCATGATTTTGAATTGACAAGTAATGAGTTAAATCAAACATTAGGTAGCTATGTTTTTTCATTATATCCGGATATTAAAGTCCAAATGAAAATGCCAGATATTAATTTGCGGGTGGAAATTCGCTTAGATGGTGTCTACTTGTCTTATGAAACCATTAAAGGTGCTGGCGGCTTACCGGTTGGAACCAGTGGCAAAGGAATGTTGATGCTTTCTGGCGGAATTGATTCACCAGTGGCGGGTTATCTAGCTATGAAACGCGGCGTTGAAATCGAAGCAGTACATTTTGCTAGTCCGCCTTATACAAGTGAGCAGGCATTACAAAAAGCCAAAGACTTAACCGAAAAATTGACACCTTATGTCGGTAATATTCAATTTATCGAAGTACCATTTACTGAAATTCAAGAAGAAATCAAGAAAAAAGTGCCACAAGGTTACTGGATGACTTTAACGCGGCGAATGATGTTACGCTTAACCGATGCAATTCGTGAGGCGCGTAAAGGGCTAGTCATTATAAATGGTGAATCACTGGGACAAGTTGCTTCTCAAACATTACAAAGTATGGTGGCTATTAATGAAGTCTCCATAACGCCGATTATTCGTCCAGTTGTTACAATGGATAAATTAGAGATCATTGAAATCGCACAAGCAATCGACACCTTTGAATTGGCGATTCAACCTTTTGAAGACTGCTGTACAATTTTTGCCCCACCCCAACCGAAAACGCGTCCGAATTTAGATAAAGTTCATCATTATGAGAAAGCATTAGATATTGATGGTATGATTCTACGCGCATTAAACGGTCTTAAATTTGAAGAAATCACCCCTAATGCCACCAGTGAAAAAGAAGCAGAATTTGCTGATCTATTATAG
- a CDS encoding cysteine desulfurase family protein yields MIYFDNSATTAIAPLALDAYLKTSQRIIGNPSSLHDLGNQANRLLQQARKQIAELLAVQANEIYFTSGGTEGDNWVLKGTALDKKDFGRHIIISSVEHPAVSETAAQLAENGFEVSVAPVGKDGLVDVRKLKDLIRKDTILVSVMAVNNEVGAIQPIQAISEVLKDYPKIHFHVDAVQAIGKVSQEEWLTPRVDFATFSAHKFHGPRGVGFIFWRKGRRIAPLLTGGGQENNQRSGTENVPGIVAASKALRLTLEQKAKRPDHVPTLRKYLYEALVKYEKVTIFSGEENYAPHILCFGIKDIRGEVLVHALEEKQIFVSTTSACSSRKHVESSTLHAMNVPANLATTAIRVSLDESNTMAEVEQFLIVFHQLYQKFSKIN; encoded by the coding sequence ATGATATATTTTGACAACAGTGCGACGACAGCCATCGCACCACTTGCGCTGGATGCCTATCTGAAGACGAGTCAACGGATTATTGGAAATCCTTCAAGTCTTCACGATTTAGGCAATCAGGCAAATCGTTTACTGCAACAAGCCCGTAAGCAAATCGCTGAGCTACTAGCAGTGCAGGCTAATGAAATATATTTCACTTCTGGGGGAACAGAAGGAGATAATTGGGTTTTAAAAGGTACCGCTTTGGATAAAAAGGACTTTGGACGCCATATTATTATTTCCAGTGTTGAACATCCAGCTGTTAGTGAAACGGCCGCTCAATTAGCAGAAAATGGGTTTGAAGTTAGTGTAGCTCCTGTAGGAAAAGATGGACTAGTCGATGTTAGAAAATTAAAAGATTTAATCCGCAAAGATACAATTTTAGTTTCTGTTATGGCGGTTAATAATGAAGTTGGTGCCATACAGCCAATTCAAGCAATTAGTGAAGTTTTAAAAGATTATCCGAAAATTCACTTTCATGTAGATGCCGTGCAGGCTATTGGAAAAGTTTCTCAAGAAGAGTGGTTAACACCAAGAGTAGACTTCGCCACTTTTTCGGCACATAAATTTCACGGTCCTCGTGGCGTAGGTTTTATCTTTTGGCGCAAAGGTCGCAGAATCGCTCCACTATTAACAGGAGGCGGCCAAGAAAATAATCAACGGAGTGGTACAGAAAACGTGCCAGGAATTGTTGCGGCTTCAAAAGCATTGCGCTTAACATTGGAGCAAAAAGCTAAGCGGCCGGATCACGTGCCAACATTACGTAAATACTTATATGAAGCTTTAGTAAAATATGAGAAGGTAACTATTTTTAGTGGGGAAGAAAATTACGCACCGCATATCTTATGTTTTGGAATTAAAGACATTCGTGGCGAAGTTTTAGTTCATGCTTTAGAAGAAAAACAAATTTTTGTTTCTACTACAAGTGCCTGCTCAAGTCGTAAACATGTTGAAAGCAGTACTTTACACGCGATGAATGTACCTGCTAATTTGGCAACTACTGCGATTCGCGTTAGTCTAGATGAAAGCAACACAATGGCTGAAGTGGAACAATTTTTAATTGTTTTCCATCAGCTTTATCAAAAATTCAGTAAAATCAATTAA